The window AATTTCTGTCCGGACATTTGCGTCAATTCGATTACCTTCCCTTTGGGATGAAAGGTGGGATCGTCGACACGACCGATCAGATAATCCACCGAGGTTTCAAACAGATCCGCGATGCTCTTGATCGCCTCCAACGAAGGACGGCGATATCCCGATTCATACCCCGCATATGTGCTTTTAGCAATCCCCAGTTGATCTGCGGTATATTGTATGGACCACTTTTTTTGTTTTCGCAAGCCGATGATTCTATCTAGGAGCATCGCCTCTCCTCCTTTCCCACCCATCTTGACAACACCATGATAAGTACGCGGAACGAATACAATTTTCTTGATTTAAACCCATACCCACCCTATAATTACTCTTGGATGTTCGCAATAAGCGTACACTCTACGTTAATATACAATGATTCATTTGATTCTTGCAACCATCATCCGGGATCGTTCGATTTCATGCTAAAAGCCCGAGAGCGGAAGAGGTGAAGGGTATGAAGAAATTGCTACT of the Polycladomyces subterraneus genome contains:
- a CDS encoding helix-turn-helix domain-containing protein, whose amino-acid sequence is MLLDRIIGLRKQKKWSIQYTADQLGIAKSTYAGYESGYRRPSLEAIKSIADLFETSVDYLIGRVDDPTFHPKGKVIELTQMSGQKLTVDGQPLSEEEIHQLIAFIRAKREITGSGKVG